Genomic segment of Fundidesulfovibrio magnetotacticus:
GCACCTCGTAGAGGTCGGCCACCTCGGAGGGGCGCACCTGGCGCACGAAGTAGCCACGGTTGGGCACGCGACGCACGTAGCCGTCGGCCTCCAGCATGCGCAGGGCCTCGCGCACGGGGCTTCGGCTCACGCCGAATCCGGCGGCGAGGGCCTCCTCGCCCAGGGGGTGTTCGGGCGGGTAGTCCCATTGGAGTATGCGCCGCCTGATCTCGGCGGCCACGCCTTCGCTGGTCTGTCCCGGGCGTTTCATGGGCTCTTCCTCCTAGGTTCGAGCCGGGAGCATACACCGGACGCTGGCCCGTGTCCAGATTGTATACACATAAGAATGCAACTTTGCATTGACAAGCGCCCTACCGAGGCGCACCTTCTCCACGTGGCCGGCCGCACCGGACCCGACGCCCCCGGAGACGCTCATGGACCCTTCCCTCTACCTCTGCCTGATCCTCGGCTTCTTCATGCTCTCGCTCTCGGCCCGCCAGTCGCTGGCCACCGACGCCCACTGCCTGCGCCTGAGCGACGTGCCCGTCCGGGTGCGCCTGGCCATGCGCCGGGCCTTGCCGGGCTTTTGCGTGCGCAAGGTCCGCGTGACCCTGCGCGAGGGCGCTCCAGCCTACTGGTTCACCGGCAGCACCCCGCGCGAGGCCGACCTGGCGCTGCTGGTGCTCGATTCCGGCGAGGCGAGCCTTCTGCCCGGGGGCTGGTCGAGGCTCATCGAGGACGAAGGGACCGCTCCGCCCGAGGCCCCCTGGCTGCGCCCCGGCGCGGCGCGCCAGCCCTCCCCCGGCCTGGCCGGACCGGCCTGCGCCTGGAGCGTGGCCCCTCCGGGCGCCGCCGGGCGCGGGGCCGGGCGTCACTCCGTGCTGCGCTGAGGCGAAACCGTCTGGGGCGGCGCGCGCTCTTTTCGGTACACAAGCGCCAGGGCTTCCGGTATAGCCACCCTTGAACCCTTACCGGAGCACAGCCATGACCACCAAGATCATCGCCACCCTGGGACCGGCCTCCCTCTCCCGCGAGCGCATCAAGGCCCTGGCCCTGGCCGGGGCGCGCATCTTCCGGCTCAACTTCTCCCACTCCGTGGCCGCGGACTTCGAGCCCGTCGTGCGCATCATCCGCGACGTGGAGTCCGAGCTGGGCAAGCCCCTCACCGCGCTGGGCGACCTCTGCGGCCCCAAGACCCGCATCGGCGAGATCAAGAACGCCCCGCGCCAGGTGGGCAAGGGCGAGACGCTGCTCCTGGGCCTGCCCGAGGAGGACCCCGGCGAAGACGAACGCGCCTTCGTGCCCCTGGACGTGCCCGGGCTCCTGGCCGGGCTCCAGCCCGGCATGCCCGTGAACCTCTCCGACGGCATGCTCCAGTTCGACGTGACCCGCACCCTCAAGCAGGACCGGCTCTACGAGATGGTCGCCCACAACGCCGGGGTGCTCTCCTCGCGCAAGGGCATCGCCTTCCCCGGCAAGCACCACGCCCTGCCCGCCCTCACCGCGAAGGACATCAAGGACCTCCACGAGGGCCTGGACATCGGCCTGGACGCCGTGGCCATCTCCTTCGTGCAGAACGCGGGCGACATCCGCCACATCAAGGACGAGATCAAGCGCCACGACACCTGGGTTCCCGTGGTGGCCAAGCTAGAGCGCCAGAACGCCGTGGACAACCTGGAGGAGATCCTGGCCGTCACCGACGTGGTGATGGTGGCCCGGGGCGACCTGGGCACCGAGTGCCCCATCTCCGAGCTGCCCATCATCCAGAAGCGCATCATCCGCGCCTGCCGCCACGCCCAGAAGCCCGCCATCGTGGCCACGCAGATGCTGCTCTCCATGGTGAAGAACCCCATCCCCACCCGGGCCGAGTCCACCGACGTGGCCAACGCCATCCTGGACGGGGCCGACTGCGTGATGCTCTCCGAGGAGACCGCCGTGGGCGACTTCCCCGTTGAAGCCGTGGCCTACATGCGCGAAATCTCCGACAACGCGGTGAAGTACTACCTGGAGCGCATCCAGGGGCCCTACGCCCCCAAGAAGGAGAAGAACCCGGCCAAGTACCTAGCCTACTCCGCCTGCATCCTGGCCGACAACGCCGAGTCCAAGGCCCTGGTGAGCCACTCCCTGGCGGGAACCACCGCCCGGCTGATCTCCTCGCGCCGCCCCGAGCTGCCCATCTACGCCCTCACCCTGGACCCGCGCGTGATCCACCACATGAACTTCGTCTGGGGCGTGCAGCCGCGCCTGGTGGACAAGACCGACGAGACCCACATGAAACGCGCCGAGCGCTTCGTGGCCGAATCGCCCGACTTCGCCCCCGGCGACTCCGTGGTGATCACCGCCGGTCAGCCCACCCCGGGCCAGACCACGCGTTTCACCAACCAGATCAAGCTCTACCACAAATAGAGAGGACCCATGCCCCGCGCCGTGCTCTTCGACCTGGACGGGACCCTCCTGGACACCCTGGAGGATCTGGCCGACGCAGGCAACGCCACCCTGGCCGCACTGGGCCACCCCACGCACCCCGTGGAGCGCTACAAGCAGTTCGTGGGCGACGGCGTGGCCATGCTCGTGCGCCGCGCCCTGCCCCCGGGCGCGGGCGACGAGGAGTTCGGCCGCGCCCTGTCCGTCATGCGCGGGGAGTACGAAGCGCGTCTGGCGGGCAAGACCCGGCCCTACCCAGGCATC
This window contains:
- the pyk gene encoding pyruvate kinase, whose amino-acid sequence is MTTKIIATLGPASLSRERIKALALAGARIFRLNFSHSVAADFEPVVRIIRDVESELGKPLTALGDLCGPKTRIGEIKNAPRQVGKGETLLLGLPEEDPGEDERAFVPLDVPGLLAGLQPGMPVNLSDGMLQFDVTRTLKQDRLYEMVAHNAGVLSSRKGIAFPGKHHALPALTAKDIKDLHEGLDIGLDAVAISFVQNAGDIRHIKDEIKRHDTWVPVVAKLERQNAVDNLEEILAVTDVVMVARGDLGTECPISELPIIQKRIIRACRHAQKPAIVATQMLLSMVKNPIPTRAESTDVANAILDGADCVMLSEETAVGDFPVEAVAYMREISDNAVKYYLERIQGPYAPKKEKNPAKYLAYSACILADNAESKALVSHSLAGTTARLISSRRPELPIYALTLDPRVIHHMNFVWGVQPRLVDKTDETHMKRAERFVAESPDFAPGDSVVITAGQPTPGQTTRFTNQIKLYHK